The Culex pipiens pallens isolate TS chromosome 2, TS_CPP_V2, whole genome shotgun sequence DNA window gtctccGGCAATGTTATAGATTATAATTAGAAATATTCAGTAAAATTAGTTacactctttaaaaaaacaattcctttatttaacttttttgatcaaaagctggattcccaaattatttttgctatttcaatGTTTGTATGTAACTCAAAATACATGTTTTGAGCCAAAGTGCATGTtgatgcaaaatctggttccaaattgtaaatatttgaaaaaaaatgtttttttttgaaaatatcgaatttGCAAACGAAAAGTACTTTCCATTTTTAGGAtgtaatttcgtatttttttacattttttaatacttCGTGAAGGAAAGCCacccttaaaaatatgtttgaatagctgagaaaatttcctgcaatTATCTCTCTGAGTCTTTGAAACTCGGCCAGTTAGTTTAACAGATACAGCctaacaaagaatgcaaatcgACGATTTTTCTTGCTGTCTGACGATAtcttgaaaactattgattcgattttcattgttaaaaaataatcttttgtcAAGCATtacgtttcaaaatatttacaaattgaCAATTTCCGTCATTAAAtagttttgaccaaattttaaaatgtttgttgtatgtttgtaattttgttaaaatgatcaaaacatttcacaaaagttttattttttaaccctctactgcccaaattttttttcgaaaatatttatttttcccgtgtttaggaggtcattttgagcaacttttgttctacgaaaaactttacttctcttgttttatgtttttcttgtttcatttttagtattttaatttgcatttatcttgtttagtttatgtttgtttttggtgttatttggcctactctaccacctaatataattacatttcgcctatctaattttttcatgttttacagtcacttattcaaatttttgcatgtttttcacattttctgctatagaatcgcaccatcatcatttaaattgcaaaaaaaatgcagagaggcatagtctgggacactacaaaaattactgcatacttctttttactgaaaatattggaaacgttagtgaaaaacacagcctaagttgacccctaaaaaaatgacatttttaaaaacattgtcaaagtcacataaaacaagttaaacttccaaccctgaaattttctaaaattttaagagttcttctttccagtgctttttaaagatcaaaaattggttgaaaaatggatttttggcgatttttcaaatcgaagcccgtctagaggcggggttaggttgtaaagggttaactatggtaaaaaataaaactctaacCAGTAGTGtttgagatatcgtcagttgaacttaaaacttaaaaataatgtatggacaaagtttcattcaaaaaaaaaaaaaataaatacaaattaaaaatactgtTGGAACAATAAACGATATGAGATTTATGAGTAAAATTACCAATAAGAAAAAAGGCAAACACCGCTCAGCCATGTTGTTCGCAAAACGAAAGTTTTACCAAATGATCCTAAAAAACTTATGTGTTGcgtctaattaaaaaaattacagtaaaTAATAAACTTGAAACCGCAAACCCCCCGTCAATACACTCACCTGATATACTTTTTATGGCCTCGTTTTTCGCTCTCCTCGTAATCGTCCTCGTCGTCATCCTCCAGATCGTCGTCCTCGCTGTCATCGTCGTAACTTCCGGGGTACCGTTCCTCACTGTGACCTGCACCGATTTCTTCCAGCACCGTgtcttgaattttcttaaaaGTCCTATTGTTAAAACTAAATCCGTCCTCGCCACTACTTTTGTTGGGTTTTGAATCGCCCTCGATTTCGTTCGACTCGACGCCAGGCGTCGGCTCACCACTTGGATTGCCCAGCGTGGTCAGCGCGGGCGTGGACGCGCTGGCCGTCGATTCCGTCTGGTTCGGCTCCTGTCCGGTCACTACAGTCGGAGTTGCTAGCTCTATCACGTTGACTGTGGTTTTGCTGTCCACCGGCAGGTCAAGCTCACTTTCGTACACGTCAGCGTCCTTGGTCGTCGGAGCCGGCAGGACCACAATGTCGAGCGTTTCCGTGAACTGGTTGTTGGTGTCGTTTTTGGTGGAGGACGGTGGAACGATTTCGTTCTCTGCGTCGTCCACCACTTCGACGTCCTTCTTGAAGTAGTACTCGTTGCCGATCCGCTTGATGTCCTCGATCTGGTCCAGGTTGCTGGGGAGGATCTTGAGCACGCGAAAGTCCTGTGGATGATAAAGTAAAAATTCGTAGATGAGGATATTTTCTCGTCAATGAACTCTTATTATTCTTTGTATAAATCCTCGTATGATTATTTCTGTTTTGAACAATACGGTTACTTGTTTTGGCAAATCGACCATTAATTATGGCCTGGCACCTGTACGCGTGCACAGATCGACGAGACATTAAACACAACATTTACGCAAACTCATCGTCATACTACCAGCACAGACCAGTTCAAATTTGAAACGTAATTTGCAATgtcgaatattttcaaacaattgaatcATTGAAATTGGTAGGAAGGATCGGTAAAACCTATTGAGATCAGTATAAAAACATGAACCAATAGTGCTTCGGATCATCAGTTTTCCAAGCTCCTGACACCGAGAAGTTGTTTCATTCCGCCAAAATGAAGCTAGCAGTCGCCTTCACAGTGGGACTGTGCCTTCTGGCAGTTGCTTCAGCAGTTCCAGCACCGGCGCCGGGCCCTGAACCAATCTTTTCGCTGTTAAGTGGACTCACCAGCAGCCTCTTCAGTGCCATTTCGACTACAGTGTCAACTTTGCTGCCCAAGATAAACTCCACCATCAGCCAGATTACGGGAACCCTGACAGGACTCGCGACCACGGGaaccaccgccaccaccaccacaccaACCGCACTAACCACCTTGCTTAGTACTGCGGTTACCAACGCCCAAACCGCCCTTCAAAATGCTACCACGGTGTTGAGCACAATCCTGCAGAATGCAACAACGGCACTTACCGCTCCCGCTACCACGCTGGCAACGGCAGTTACCACACTGAACACTGCCTTGGGTACGGTTCTTTCCGTCGGAGCTAGTGCACCGCTGAATTTGATCTACGCCCTCGGAAACGCTACCGCTAACGTGACCAGCCAAACCGCACCACTTCAAACTGCTCTAAGTACAGGAATCTCAACTGGCATCAGCACTCTGTCGACAGCATTGCCGAATCTGCTCTCTACGATCACTTCGATCCTCAGCCAGATTCCGACGGCTCTTTCCGGAGTTGCATCCACGACCACTCCTCTGCTCAGTACTGCGTTGACCAATGCTCAAACCGTCCTCCAAAACGCATCAACCGTGCTGTCTACTGTCCTGACGAATGGAACAACTGCGCTCACAACGGCGCTGACCATCCCGGCAACCACACTGGCAACCGCGGTTTCCACGCTGAACACTACCCTGGCTGGTGTGCTTTCCGCAGGAACAACCGTACCGCAAACCTTGATTAGCGCACTGACCAACGCAACATCACTCGTGGCCACTCTAACCTCGCCCATCCAATCTGCCCTCAGTACTGGACTAACGACCGGTCTCAGCACCCTGTCGACTACGTTGACGAGCTTGGTACCACAGGTCACAACAACCCTGGGTCAGATTCCGACCGCATTAACTGGACTCGTATCGCCTTTGCTCAGTACCGCGTTGACCGGCGCCCAGACGGTACTCCAGAACGCTACCACGCTGCTCTCCACAGCCCTGCAGAATGGAGTCACAACGGCGCTCACAATTCCGGCTACCACGCTGGCAACGGCAACTTCCGCGCTCAACACTACCCTGGCTTCGGTCTTGTCCGCTGGAAGTACCGTTCCGCAGATCTTGATCGATGCCCTGACCAATGCAACTACCAACGTGGCCAACCTGACCTCCCCCCTCCAAACTGCCCTCAGTACGGGACTCACTACTGGACTCAGCACCCTCTCCTCTACCCTGTCCACACTGCTGCCACAGATCGCTTCCACTCTTACCCAGGTTCCGACGTTCCTCACCAGCTTAGCGTCCACGGCAGCaacgaccgccaccaccggcTTGTCATCCATGCTCAGTACTGTGCTGACCAACGCCCAAACCGCCCTAACGGCCGCATCCACTGTACTCTCCACGGTGCTGGCGAACGGAGCAACGGCCCTCACCTCGGCAATGTCCACCCAAGCAACCCAGCTAACGTCGGCGATCACCGCGTTGAACACCGCCCTTGCTTCGGTTCTAGCCGCCGGAACGAATCCCTCGCAGACGCTGATCTACGCCTTGGGCAATGCCACCGCAAACGTGGTCAGCCTGACGTCGGCCCTCAACGCTACGGTGGCCCCAGCAGCGACGAATGTGGCCACTGCGATCAACACAGGAATCACCGGAATAACTGGACTGTTCAACACCGGGTTGAATTTGTTCGGAAGATTGTTGGGATAGAATGGATTATGAATAAAGTTCCACTGAATACTatattttgtttgtgttttgcaaTACAGATCGCAGAGTCTGCTGTCGTCACATTTATCAACTTCGAAAAAATGgatgttagaaaaaaattacgtcgtgaatttaatttacaatttcatgaattttatctAAACCATTTTAGGATGTTCTTAGTCATCCAAAGTGTCCTGAAGTCGAAAGCATGATCTAACATGCTGCTACCACGAATGGGTTAAGATATTAAGAGTTACGAAAGCGTTTCATGTCCAGGCATGTTCACTtcttgtttaattgtttaactaattTTTGAGGTGATCTGTATTCATTACTATTtgtaaacttggtagaatcaaatactttaattaaaaaattatgtcaatttCCTGAATTTTAGGTCATTGTAGTTCTTTCAACAATATTTCTCTTATTTTATTTGGCTATAATATGAATAGTACTATCTGTATGATTAAGAGAAGCTGAGAGTTGAACAATGCCGATTTGGTAACTTTGGTTAAATTACAGACTTTTAAAAGAAGAACAAATGCTCAGTACTTTGCGCAAAATAAccatttcggaaaaaaaaaacaaaaaacgtatATGTTATTTAAATACCAAATTTGCGTTTTTGCTAATACTTAAAAATTCCGCAGGCAGTCAAAACAAACCCGATTCAGTTTACTGTATTTTGAGAtgttaaacataatttaaaatcaatattttttaaattgattaagcGTGCTGTATCATTTGAATAAAATGTAATTGTTTTTACTTGTAGAAGTAAttgccattttcaaaatcagttgtcTT harbors:
- the LOC120428326 gene encoding uncharacterized protein LOC120428326, which produces MKLAVAFTVGLCLLAVASAVPAPAPGPEPIFSLLSGLTSSLFSAISTTVSTLLPKINSTISQITGTLTGLATTGTTATTTTPTALTTLLSTAVTNAQTALQNATTVLSTILQNATTALTAPATTLATAVTTLNTALGTVLSVGASAPLNLIYALGNATANVTSQTAPLQTALSTGISTGISTLSTALPNLLSTITSILSQIPTALSGVASTTTPLLSTALTNAQTVLQNASTVLSTVLTNGTTALTTALTIPATTLATAVSTLNTTLAGVLSAGTTVPQTLISALTNATSLVATLTSPIQSALSTGLTTGLSTLSTTLTSLVPQVTTTLGQIPTALTGLVSPLLSTALTGAQTVLQNATTLLSTALQNGVTTALTIPATTLATATSALNTTLASVLSAGSTVPQILIDALTNATTNVANLTSPLQTALSTGLTTGLSTLSSTLSTLLPQIASTLTQVPTFLTSLASTAATTATTGLSSMLSTVLTNAQTALTAASTVLSTVLANGATALTSAMSTQATQLTSAITALNTALASVLAAGTNPSQTLIYALGNATANVVSLTSALNATVAPAATNVATAINTGITGITGLFNTGLNLFGRLLG